Proteins from a genomic interval of Chroococcidiopsis thermalis PCC 7203:
- a CDS encoding non-ribosomal peptide synthetase, with amino-acid sequence MGMQNVEDFYPLSPMQQGLLFHTLSAPDTGVYFNQLVCTLSGQLNIPVFERVWQQVIERHPILRTCFCWKGIKEPVQVVLRQVQLPLKYYNWQDLSSTEQQEKLAAFLESDRTLGIDLTQAPLIRLALIQLSENTYQFVWNTHHLITDGWSTSLLLEEVFKFYTAFCQGKELQLEPPRPYRDYIKWLHKQDLTKAETFWRQTLSGFSAPTNLRIEKSHSSTHSQIKNHAAQQIKLSASQTAAMRSLVRQQQITLNTLVQGAWTWLLSYYSGETDVVFGVTVSGRPVTLVGAESMVGLFINSLPLRVQVAANSSVVAFLKHIQAQQAEISQYEYSPLVQVQGWSEVPRGMTLFDSILVFENYPVDTSKRQIDNLEILNVVTDERTNYPLTVTVVPSQELSLEIAYNRDRFDDDAITRMLGHLDNLLAGIVANPQQRLSDLPLLAEAEKQTLLVEWNNTQIEYPQDLCIHQLFEAQVEKTPNAVAVVHENQHLTYQQLNQKANQLAHYLRKHGVAPEVLVGICVERSLEMIVGLLAILKAGGAYLPLDPAYPQERLAYMLADAQVSVLLTQESLSANLDTSAKVICIDNAELIIQQPQTNLINQSQLDNLAYVIYTSGSTGKPKGVMIEQGSLVNYTQAAITEYEINSSDRILQFASISFDAAAEEIFPCLVQGATLVLQTDEMLTSIPYFLEKCQHQSLTILDLPTAFWQQLTSELYAFKLTLPLSVRLVIIGGEKALTDKVLIWQKCVDKRIRLVNSYGPTETTVVATTCDLSEQTFTQEIPIGKAISNIQTYILDCYLQPVPIGIPGELYIGGQGVARGYLNQPELTAEKFIPNPFNKAGDKKLYKTGDLVRYRSDGNIEIIGRVDHQVKIRGFRIELGEIEAKLIQHLMVQDSVVVVREDNPGDKRLVAYIVPSTQNYDLKNHSELIPELRQLLKASLPNYMLPSAFVLLEKLPLTPNGKIDRKALPIADQTDSNIGTTYIAPRTPVEEQLAKIWADLLKVKQVGIEDNFFDLGGHSLLLTQLVFRVRQIWQIELPLSSLWEMPTIASLAQSIETAENRGYSTVAITSKNQINWQAEAVLNSAIRPEAPIKYPTEPAKIFLTGATGFVGSFLLYELLQQTHADIYCLVRAANLEEGKNRIKNSLESYLLWDNSFSSRIIATVGNLSEPLLGLSQQKFQELAELIDVIYHNGALVHHASPYATLKAANVLGTQEVLRLASQGKVKPVHFMSTDGVFSAKGYSGVKVVREQDSLDDYQVPSGGYTQSKWVAEKLVTIARDRGLPVCIYRIGRVSGHSQTGVFNQNDFLYRLIIGCIKLEKVPDVNMIEDIAPVDYVSKAIVYLSKQEQSIGKAFHFVNPQPFHSNTLIKLLRSVGYSLQQVSEQQWQAALINIAEHHPEHPLFPLVLLLNAPKNHNSILLNFDCQNTTKGLANTGITCPPVDEKLLNTYLSYLLKTGFLENPKQKLLNI; translated from the coding sequence ATGGGTATGCAAAATGTAGAGGATTTCTATCCTCTTTCACCAATGCAGCAGGGATTACTTTTTCATACCCTATCTGCACCAGATACAGGAGTTTATTTTAATCAATTAGTATGTACCCTTTCTGGTCAACTGAATATTCCTGTCTTTGAAAGAGTTTGGCAGCAGGTAATTGAGCGTCATCCAATTTTGCGGACTTGTTTTTGCTGGAAAGGTATAAAAGAACCTGTACAAGTAGTGCTGCGTCAGGTGCAACTGCCTTTAAAGTATTACAACTGGCAAGACCTTTCATCTACTGAGCAGCAAGAAAAGTTAGCAGCTTTTTTAGAGAGCGATCGCACTTTAGGGATCGATCTCACCCAAGCGCCATTAATCCGTTTGGCGTTAATTCAACTGAGCGAAAACACTTACCAATTCGTCTGGAACACCCATCATCTAATTACCGATGGTTGGTCTACATCATTGTTGCTGGAGGAAGTTTTTAAATTTTATACTGCCTTTTGTCAAGGTAAAGAATTACAGTTAGAGCCTCCCCGTCCTTACCGAGATTACATCAAATGGCTACATAAACAGGATTTAACAAAGGCTGAGACTTTTTGGCGACAGACGTTGAGTGGTTTTTCTGCTCCTACTAACCTACGTATTGAAAAATCACACAGTAGCACTCATAGCCAAATAAAAAATCATGCAGCCCAACAAATCAAACTGTCAGCCAGCCAAACCGCAGCGATGCGATCGCTCGTTCGTCAGCAGCAAATTACCCTCAATACTTTAGTACAAGGTGCTTGGACTTGGCTTTTGAGCTATTACAGTGGTGAGACAGACGTAGTTTTTGGTGTCACCGTCTCTGGTCGTCCGGTAACGCTGGTGGGTGCAGAATCTATGGTGGGATTGTTCATTAACAGCTTACCTCTGAGGGTGCAGGTAGCAGCAAATTCTTCTGTTGTAGCTTTCCTCAAGCATATCCAGGCTCAACAAGCAGAAATTTCTCAGTATGAATACAGCCCCTTAGTACAGGTGCAGGGGTGGAGTGAAGTACCACGGGGAATGACTTTATTTGATAGCATTTTGGTATTTGAAAATTACCCGGTGGACACTTCAAAACGGCAAATTGATAATCTAGAAATTTTGAATGTTGTTACCGATGAACGGACAAACTATCCTTTAACGGTGACAGTCGTACCTAGCCAAGAGTTGTCATTAGAAATTGCTTACAATCGCGATCGCTTTGATGATGATGCGATTACTCGAATGTTAGGGCATTTGGACAACTTGCTAGCAGGTATAGTTGCAAATCCCCAGCAGCGCCTGTCAGACTTGCCTTTGTTGGCAGAAGCAGAAAAGCAAACTTTATTAGTTGAGTGGAATAATACTCAAATAGAGTATCCGCAAGACTTGTGCATTCATCAATTATTTGAAGCACAGGTAGAAAAAACACCTAATGCAGTAGCAGTAGTACACGAGAATCAACATTTAACTTACCAACAGCTCAATCAAAAAGCTAATCAACTCGCTCATTACCTACGAAAACATGGAGTAGCGCCAGAGGTATTAGTGGGGATTTGTGTAGAGCGTTCCCTAGAAATGATAGTAGGATTATTGGCAATTCTCAAAGCAGGCGGGGCATATCTCCCACTAGATCCAGCATATCCGCAAGAAAGGTTAGCGTATATGTTAGCTGATGCTCAAGTGTCAGTGTTGCTTACCCAGGAATCTTTGTCAGCAAATCTAGATACCTCAGCCAAAGTTATATGTATAGATAACGCAGAGTTAATCATACAACAACCGCAAACTAATCTTATCAATCAAAGCCAACTTGACAATTTAGCATATGTAATCTATACATCTGGTTCAACAGGCAAACCCAAAGGGGTGATGATTGAACAAGGGTCTTTAGTTAACTACACCCAAGCAGCAATCACGGAATATGAAATAAATTCTAGCGATCGCATTCTTCAATTTGCTTCCATTAGCTTTGATGCAGCCGCCGAAGAAATTTTTCCTTGTTTAGTACAGGGAGCAACCTTGGTACTGCAAACTGATGAAATGTTAACTTCAATTCCTTACTTTTTAGAAAAATGCCAACACCAATCGCTGACTATATTAGATTTACCCACCGCTTTTTGGCAGCAATTAACTTCTGAGTTATATGCGTTCAAATTAACTTTACCGTTATCTGTAAGATTAGTGATTATCGGTGGTGAAAAAGCATTAACTGATAAAGTATTAATTTGGCAAAAATGTGTAGATAAAAGAATTAGACTAGTCAATAGCTACGGTCCTACTGAAACCACAGTAGTAGCTACAACTTGTGATTTATCAGAGCAAACTTTTACCCAAGAAATACCTATTGGCAAAGCTATTTCTAATATTCAAACTTATATTTTAGATTGCTATCTGCAACCAGTTCCTATTGGTATTCCCGGAGAATTGTATATTGGTGGTCAAGGTGTAGCACGAGGTTATCTCAATCAACCTGAATTAACGGCTGAGAAATTCATTCCCAACCCTTTTAACAAAGCAGGAGACAAAAAGTTATACAAAACAGGAGACTTAGTACGCTATCGCAGTGATGGTAATATCGAAATCATTGGTCGCGTAGACCATCAAGTAAAAATTCGTGGTTTCCGTATCGAACTAGGAGAAATAGAAGCCAAATTAATTCAGCATTTGATGGTGCAAGATAGTGTAGTTGTAGTTAGGGAAGATAACCCTGGTGATAAACGCCTAGTAGCATATATTGTTCCTAGCACTCAAAATTATGACTTAAAAAATCATAGCGAACTGATACCAGAATTACGACAATTACTCAAAGCAAGTCTACCAAATTATATGCTTCCTTCTGCTTTTGTACTATTGGAAAAACTACCACTTACACCCAATGGCAAAATAGACCGCAAAGCCCTACCTATAGCTGACCAGACTGATTCCAATATTGGAACAACCTATATAGCACCACGTACACCAGTTGAAGAACAACTAGCGAAAATTTGGGCTGATTTGCTCAAGGTTAAACAAGTTGGAATTGAAGATAACTTTTTTGACTTGGGAGGACATTCTTTACTACTAACACAGCTTGTTTTCCGAGTACGTCAAATATGGCAAATAGAATTACCTTTAAGCAGTTTGTGGGAAATGCCGACAATTGCTAGTTTAGCCCAAAGTATTGAAACGGCTGAAAACAGGGGTTATTCTACTGTCGCTATTACTTCCAAAAATCAAATTAATTGGCAAGCCGAAGCTGTCCTTAATTCTGCAATACGTCCTGAAGCACCAATTAAGTATCCAACTGAGCCTGCTAAAATTTTCTTAACTGGTGCCACAGGTTTTGTAGGATCGTTTTTACTTTATGAACTCTTACAACAAACTCATGCAGATATTTATTGCTTAGTACGTGCTGCTAACTTGGAAGAGGGCAAAAACAGAATTAAAAATAGCCTCGAATCATATTTACTTTGGGATAATTCTTTCAGTTCTAGGATTATTGCAACTGTAGGTAATTTATCTGAGCCACTCTTGGGACTTTCTCAGCAGAAATTTCAAGAATTGGCAGAGTTAATTGATGTAATCTATCATAATGGGGCTTTGGTTCATCATGCTTCCCCATACGCCACACTCAAGGCAGCAAATGTATTAGGAACCCAGGAAGTTTTGAGACTAGCATCTCAAGGTAAAGTCAAACCTGTGCATTTTATGTCAACTGATGGGGTTTTTTCTGCTAAAGGTTATTCGGGTGTAAAAGTAGTACGAGAACAAGACAGCCTTGACGATTATCAAGTACCATCTGGTGGGTACACTCAGAGTAAATGGGTTGCCGAAAAGTTAGTCACCATTGCCCGCGATCGCGGTCTTCCTGTATGTATATATAGAATAGGACGTGTTTCTGGACACAGCCAAACCGGAGTATTCAATCAAAATGACTTTTTATATAGGTTAATCATCGGCTGTATCAAACTTGAGAAAGTGCCAGATGTCAATATGATTGAAGACATAGCACCTGTAGATTATGTAAGCAAAGCTATAGTCTATTTATCCAAACAAGAGCAATCTATTGGTAAAGCTTTTCATTTTGTAAATCCGCAACCTTTTCATTCCAATACACTCATCAAATTACTCCGTAGCGTTGGCTATTCACTGCAACAAGTTTCTGAGCAACAATGGCAAGCAGCTTTAATTAACATTGCGGAACACCATCCAGAACATCCATTATTTCCACTTGTACTATTGTTGAATGCGCCGAAAAATCATAACTCAATATTATTAAATTTCGATTGTCAAAATACAACCAAGGGGCTGGCTAATACTGGCATTACTTGCCCGCCAGTGGATGAAAAGTTACTCAATACTTACTTGTCATATCTGCTGAAAACAGGTTTTTTAGAAAATCCTAAGCAGAAATTATTAAACATTTAA
- a CDS encoding aspartate aminotransferase family protein gives MQLTNSASTSNLNFQQQLLENFIDRYINKTQTSKQLTQVYRSVLADRRNSMEFHKVFKEMVYPIIGKRASGSKMWDIDGNEYLDLVMGFGVNLFGHNPSFIKEAIQERLEQGIHIGPQSDLAGEVAQLFCELTGMERVTFSNTGTEAVMTAIRLARATTVRQKIAMFAGSYHGHFDGTLVKRQKIDDQFIVVPRFPGVLPNVAQDILVLDYGDFKSLEIIKAYQHELAAVLVEPIQDERPDIQPQDFLVQLREITQKSGIALIFDEMLTGFRIHLGGAQAWFGIEADIATYGKIVGGGLPIGIIAGKAAYMDKIDGGMWNYGDASFPQVETTFFAGTYCKHPLAMAAARAVLKYLQSQGNALQQQLNERTSQFVKKLNTYFQEDEVPIRLANCGSIFTSVPLGNAVDSGDSASGNLDLIFYHLISRGVFMIPNGGLLSTAHTDEDLEYIIQAVKDSIKELRESGFLP, from the coding sequence ATGCAATTAACCAATTCAGCATCTACAAGCAACTTAAATTTTCAACAACAGCTACTAGAAAATTTCATTGACCGTTACATCAATAAAACACAAACATCAAAGCAGTTAACCCAAGTCTATCGTTCTGTACTTGCCGATAGAAGAAATTCTATGGAATTTCACAAGGTATTCAAAGAAATGGTCTATCCCATTATTGGCAAACGTGCTTCTGGTTCTAAAATGTGGGATATTGATGGTAACGAATATCTAGACCTTGTGATGGGCTTTGGAGTCAATCTTTTTGGTCATAATCCATCTTTTATTAAAGAAGCCATACAAGAGCGATTAGAGCAAGGCATACATATTGGACCACAATCAGATTTAGCTGGTGAAGTTGCACAGTTATTCTGTGAACTCACAGGGATGGAACGTGTGACCTTTAGTAATACTGGCACAGAAGCTGTGATGACAGCAATACGCCTAGCACGCGCTACAACAGTCCGGCAAAAAATTGCCATGTTTGCAGGTTCTTATCATGGGCATTTTGATGGCACTTTAGTTAAAAGACAGAAAATAGACGACCAATTCATTGTAGTTCCACGTTTTCCTGGTGTCTTGCCGAACGTAGCTCAAGATATTTTAGTTTTGGATTATGGTGATTTCAAATCATTAGAAATAATTAAAGCTTATCAACATGAATTAGCTGCTGTTTTAGTCGAACCTATTCAAGATGAACGACCAGATATACAACCGCAAGATTTTCTTGTTCAATTGAGAGAAATCACTCAAAAATCTGGCATCGCTTTAATCTTTGATGAAATGCTTACCGGCTTCCGGATTCATCTAGGTGGAGCGCAAGCATGGTTTGGCATTGAAGCAGACATAGCAACTTATGGAAAAATTGTCGGTGGTGGCTTACCCATTGGAATTATCGCTGGCAAAGCAGCTTACATGGATAAAATAGACGGTGGGATGTGGAACTATGGAGACGCATCTTTTCCTCAAGTAGAAACAACATTTTTTGCTGGAACTTACTGTAAACATCCCCTGGCTATGGCTGCTGCACGAGCAGTACTTAAATATTTACAAAGCCAAGGTAATGCCCTTCAACAACAATTAAATGAACGTACTTCTCAGTTTGTAAAAAAACTGAATACTTATTTTCAAGAAGATGAAGTACCGATTCGCTTGGCAAACTGTGGTTCCATATTTACTTCTGTTCCCTTAGGAAATGCTGTTGATTCTGGAGATTCTGCTTCAGGAAATTTGGATTTGATTTTTTATCATCTTATCTCTCGTGGAGTTTTTATGATTCCCAATGGCGGTTTATTATCAACAGCCCATACTGACGAAGATTTAGAATACATTATTCAAGCTGTGAAAGATAGTATCAAGGAACTTCGAGAAAGTGGCTTTTTACCTTAA
- a CDS encoding class I SAM-dependent DNA methyltransferase → MVTIQPNATYDPWAKIYNDYWGQRYCQTILPAFEKLLQQYNVHQGANLLDLCCGTGHVAQSLSEQGYQVTGLDISAGMLQYARENAPSAKFILDDARFFNLPSTFHAVICANAGLNEILLLEDLQAVFKKVYDSLLDNGIFLFGLNLEDFYKSWHGTISDGDVKDDFAWACCDSYNPEAKIGQFKITIFQKVEEFWQRLDINNSVRGYSRIEVITALKNVGFTDIYIYGKEGDVVKSEHNFHVIFLGSKQSK, encoded by the coding sequence ATGGTTACAATTCAACCTAATGCTACATACGACCCTTGGGCTAAAATCTATAATGATTATTGGGGTCAAAGATACTGCCAAACAATTTTGCCAGCTTTTGAAAAGCTACTACAACAATATAATGTTCATCAAGGGGCAAACCTTCTTGATTTATGTTGTGGTACTGGACACGTAGCACAAAGTTTAAGCGAGCAAGGATATCAAGTAACAGGTCTTGATATTTCGGCAGGAATGTTGCAATATGCGCGTGAGAATGCCCCCAGTGCAAAATTTATCCTTGATGATGCTAGATTTTTTAATTTGCCGTCTACTTTTCATGCAGTGATTTGCGCTAATGCAGGTCTTAATGAAATATTACTTCTTGAAGATTTGCAAGCAGTATTCAAAAAAGTATATGATTCACTTCTGGATAATGGAATTTTTCTGTTTGGATTAAATTTAGAAGATTTTTATAAATCTTGGCATGGTACAATTTCAGATGGTGATGTAAAAGACGATTTCGCCTGGGCTTGTTGTGATAGCTATAACCCAGAAGCAAAAATAGGTCAATTTAAAATTACTATCTTTCAAAAAGTAGAGGAATTTTGGCAACGTTTAGATATTAATAATTCAGTAAGAGGCTATTCTCGAATAGAAGTTATTACAGCTCTCAAAAATGTAGGATTTACAGATATTTATATCTATGGTAAAGAGGGTGATGTAGTAAAATCTGAACATAATTTTCATGTCATCTTTTTAGGAAGTAAGCAATCTAAATAG
- a CDS encoding MbtH family protein, producing the protein MNNADTENQTIYKVVVNHEEQYSIWPADRENALGWRDAGKSGLKSECLEYIKEVWTDMRPLSLRKKMEELSSQN; encoded by the coding sequence ATGAATAACGCCGATACAGAAAACCAAACTATTTATAAAGTTGTGGTTAATCATGAAGAACAGTATTCTATTTGGCCTGCTGATAGAGAAAATGCTCTTGGTTGGAGAGATGCAGGTAAAAGTGGGCTGAAATCAGAATGTCTAGAATACATTAAAGAAGTATGGACTGATATGAGACCTCTAAGTTTGCGAAAGAAAATGGAGGAGCTATCTAGCCAAAATTAA
- a CDS encoding acylase, with the protein MFFTDKTKLDSPLGWQKQFRRLLPFLLSIIFTLAVSSQSISSAPKSTEILWDTYGIPHIYGSNAQGAFKAFGWAQTQSHANLLLRLYGQARGKAAEYWGEEYIDSDKWVLTMGVPKRAIAWYKAQNPAFRSYIDAFADGINAYAKEHRNLIDDEVEVVLPVKPEDVLSHLQRLLLFTFVVNQGSVAQVSQHQSPAASNGWAIAPKRSASGKAMLLANPHLPWGDLLWYEAQITAPGIDAYGSTLVGIPVLAIAFNDNLGWTHTVNTHDGWDAYELKLQNNGYLFDGKVRPFETASFPLKVKQKNGSLREQIFTVKSSVHGAVVSKKDSTLALRVVGQDSSGVLAQWWDMARAKNLNQFQKVLQRLQLSMFTVMYADREGHIMHLFNGQVPVRQQGDFIYWQGIIPGDTSKTLWTKNHPYQDLPKVIDPASGWLQNANDPPWTTTSPLAIKANDYPPYMAPRGPMYFRAQSSARMLAEDESISFDEMVAYKHSTRMELAERILDELIGAAQQQQDELTRRAAHVLAAWDRKADADSRGAVLFSFWVDAIDFDTVFKTPWNEKSPFKTPDGLADPQSAVKALADAAAKVEKAYKKLDIAWGDVFRLRSGNLDLPANGGDGDRGIFRVVNYAPTGDGRFQAAGGDSYVAAVEFSQPVKALALIGYGNSSQPNSPHVSDQLPLFARQQLRPVWRTRKEITAHLEERKAF; encoded by the coding sequence ATGTTTTTTACGGATAAAACTAAGCTTGATAGTCCTTTGGGCTGGCAGAAACAATTTAGAAGGCTGTTACCTTTTTTACTGAGCATCATATTTACGTTGGCAGTGAGTAGCCAGAGTATAAGCTCTGCACCCAAAAGTACAGAAATTCTTTGGGACACCTACGGTATACCCCATATTTACGGTAGTAATGCCCAAGGAGCTTTTAAAGCCTTTGGGTGGGCGCAAACGCAAAGTCATGCTAACTTGCTGTTGCGCCTTTACGGACAAGCAAGGGGAAAGGCTGCCGAATATTGGGGAGAGGAATATATAGATTCAGACAAATGGGTACTAACGATGGGTGTACCCAAAAGAGCGATCGCTTGGTATAAAGCCCAAAACCCGGCGTTTCGGAGTTACATAGATGCCTTTGCAGATGGGATTAATGCCTATGCCAAAGAACATCGCAATTTAATTGACGATGAAGTAGAAGTAGTGTTACCAGTCAAGCCAGAAGATGTACTCAGCCACCTGCAACGGTTACTGCTGTTTACTTTTGTGGTCAATCAGGGGAGTGTTGCACAGGTGAGTCAGCATCAGTCTCCAGCAGCCTCTAATGGTTGGGCGATCGCACCAAAAAGGTCTGCTAGTGGCAAGGCGATGCTGTTAGCTAACCCTCACTTGCCTTGGGGAGACTTATTATGGTACGAAGCTCAAATTACTGCGCCTGGGATTGATGCTTACGGGTCAACATTGGTTGGTATTCCCGTATTAGCGATCGCCTTCAACGATAATTTAGGTTGGACTCACACTGTCAATACTCATGATGGTTGGGATGCCTACGAACTGAAATTGCAGAACAATGGCTATCTTTTTGATGGCAAAGTTCGCCCCTTTGAAACAGCAAGCTTTCCATTAAAGGTGAAGCAGAAAAATGGCTCGTTGCGCGAACAAATATTTACAGTCAAAAGTTCTGTTCACGGGGCTGTAGTGAGCAAGAAAGATAGCACTTTAGCACTGCGTGTTGTTGGGCAAGACAGTTCTGGTGTATTAGCCCAGTGGTGGGATATGGCTAGAGCCAAAAATCTCAACCAATTTCAGAAGGTACTACAACGGTTGCAACTTTCCATGTTTACTGTCATGTATGCCGACCGCGAAGGACATATCATGCACCTATTCAACGGTCAGGTTCCCGTGCGTCAACAAGGAGACTTTATATACTGGCAAGGTATAATCCCTGGTGATACATCCAAAACTTTGTGGACTAAAAATCATCCTTACCAAGATTTGCCCAAAGTCATCGATCCTGCTAGTGGTTGGTTGCAAAATGCCAACGATCCACCTTGGACTACAACTTCTCCACTAGCTATCAAAGCAAACGATTATCCACCTTACATGGCTCCAAGAGGACCAATGTATTTCCGGGCGCAGAGTTCTGCTAGGATGTTAGCTGAAGATGAAAGCATTTCGTTTGACGAAATGGTTGCTTACAAGCATTCTACCCGGATGGAATTAGCCGAAAGGATTCTCGATGAGTTGATTGGGGCTGCTCAACAGCAACAGGATGAATTAACACGCCGCGCCGCCCATGTCTTAGCAGCATGGGATCGCAAAGCTGATGCTGATAGTCGAGGTGCTGTACTGTTTAGTTTCTGGGTTGACGCTATAGACTTCGATACGGTGTTTAAGACTCCTTGGAACGAGAAATCTCCATTCAAAACACCTGACGGCTTGGCCGATCCTCAAAGTGCAGTGAAAGCGTTGGCAGATGCAGCAGCAAAAGTAGAAAAAGCTTACAAAAAGCTAGATATAGCTTGGGGTGATGTCTTTCGATTGCGGTCTGGCAATTTAGATTTACCAGCTAATGGTGGTGATGGAGATAGAGGTATTTTCCGTGTAGTGAATTACGCCCCAACAGGTGATGGACGCTTTCAAGCAGCCGGAGGTGATTCTTACGTTGCTGCTGTTGAGTTCTCTCAGCCAGTCAAAGCATTGGCTCTCATCGGTTATGGTAATTCCAGTCAACCTAATTCGCCCCATGTTAGCGATCAACTGCCACTTTTTGCTCGTCAACAATTGCGTCCGGTTTGGCGAACCCGAAAGGAGATTACAGCCCACTTAGAGGAGCGCAAAGCATTCTAA
- a CDS encoding zinc ribbon domain-containing protein has product MPVAAVQQLKICPNCWTPGTQAELMWLNPRSLFCFACGTQLRDRCVSCNELIVSIKFRFCPYCGQSYKTSTVSAT; this is encoded by the coding sequence ATGCCAGTAGCAGCGGTACAGCAGTTGAAAATTTGCCCTAACTGTTGGACACCAGGAACCCAAGCCGAACTCATGTGGTTAAATCCACGCTCTCTTTTTTGTTTTGCTTGTGGGACGCAACTGCGCGATCGCTGCGTTAGTTGTAACGAACTCATAGTGTCAATCAAGTTCAGATTTTGCCCATACTGCGGGCAGTCTTACAAAACTAGCACTGTATCTGCAACCTGA
- a CDS encoding tyrosine-type recombinase/integrase encodes MSQRKLPLVQQYGRSPVSSLNRQQLEQYLNNLTHLSYTTHNRHSSIIQSLLNFALEQGYIESNPIARLKRRKPDREKGEHNSDEVIHYLNPQQLKIFYSLLEPNSRLHTLVLLLHRTGARIAEALALDLEQIDLKEYKFQVVGKGNKQRWCFYGEDLATVLEKYLRLYRHQDSPALFTAQNPFTKEVSRLSYRTAYEDWSRTTQQRLELKGCRLHDLRHTFATERVGLMGIEELRALMGHTNIQTTLRYQKVTSSRAEEVAKKALKALLKS; translated from the coding sequence TTGAGTCAAAGAAAGCTTCCCTTGGTACAGCAATACGGACGATCGCCTGTTAGTTCGCTCAATCGTCAACAACTAGAGCAATACCTTAATAACTTGACTCATTTGTCCTACACGACTCACAATCGCCACTCCTCTATTATTCAATCTTTGCTTAACTTTGCCTTAGAACAAGGCTATATTGAATCCAACCCAATCGCCCGCCTCAAACGCCGCAAGCCAGATCGTGAAAAGGGCGAACACAATAGTGATGAAGTGATTCACTATCTAAATCCACAGCAACTTAAGATTTTTTACAGTTTGTTAGAACCCAACTCCAGGCTACACACACTGGTACTCCTACTACATCGAACTGGAGCAAGAATTGCAGAAGCCTTAGCTCTAGATCTAGAACAAATAGACTTAAAAGAATACAAATTCCAAGTAGTGGGTAAAGGAAACAAGCAAAGGTGGTGCTTCTATGGTGAGGACTTAGCTACTGTACTAGAGAAATATCTTAGACTCTATCGGCATCAAGATTCACCTGCCCTATTCACTGCTCAAAATCCCTTCACAAAAGAAGTCTCTAGGCTGTCTTACCGTACTGCTTATGAAGATTGGAGCCGAACCACGCAGCAGAGATTAGAGCTAAAAGGCTGCCGTCTACACGATTTGAGGCATACGTTTGCCACCGAACGGGTGGGGCTGATGGGGATTGAAGAATTGAGAGCGCTGATGGGGCATACTAACATCCAGACGACATTACGCTATCAAAAAGTTACATCAAGTCGTGCAGAAGAAGTAGCCAAGAAAGCGTTAAAGGCTTTACTAAAAAGCTAA